A region from the Lolium perenne isolate Kyuss_39 chromosome 4, Kyuss_2.0, whole genome shotgun sequence genome encodes:
- the LOC127348834 gene encoding acid phosphatase 1, translated as MASLALQLVQLVLFTLLLLPQLLVSVSCAKSCFWPSSARDDGGCLSWRVMVEANNARGWRTVPAPCVGYVRSYMTRGQYGRDLDSVMEQVSAYVDQIAAADDGLDAWIFDIDDTCLSNLLYYQAKRFGAYDPLAFKNWASQGACPGIPAVLQLFMTLQDKGFKLFLLSGRDEETLGSCTSENLESEGFSGYERLLMRTPDYRGQSSSVFKSAMRKQLVDEGYRIRGNVGDQWSDLQGDNVGDRVFKIPNPMYFVP; from the exons ATGGCGTCGCTTGCTCTGCAGCTGGTGCAGCTGGTGCTGTTCACGCTTCTCCTGCTGCCGCAACTCCTCGTCTCCGTCAGCTGCGCCAAGTCGTGCTTCTGGCCGAGCTCGGCGCGCGACGACGGCGGCTGCCTGAGCTGGCGCGTCATGGTGGAGGCGAACAACGCGAGGGGCTGGCGCACGGTGCCGGCGCCGTGCGTCGGGTACGTCAGGAGCTACATGACGCGGGGCCAGTACGGGAGGGACCTGGACAGCGTCATGGAGCAGGTGTCCGCCTACGTCGACcagatcgccgccgccgacgacgggCTCGACGCCTGGATCTTCGACATCGACGACACCTGCCTCTCCAACCTGCTCTACTACCAAGCCAAGCGCTTCGG gGCGTACGATCCATTGGCTTTCAAGAACTGGGCTAGCCAGGGGGCCTGCCCGGGGATACCTGCAGTTCTTCAGTTGTTCATGACACTGCAAGACAAGGGATTCAAGCTCTTCCTTCTCTCCGGGAGGGACGAGGAGACCCTAGGCTCGTGCACGTCCGAGAATTTGGAGTCAGAGGGCTTCTCAGGGTACGAGAGGCTCCTGATGAG AACTCCTGATTACCGGGGGCAGAGCTCGTCGGTGTTCAAGTCGGCGATGAGGAAGCAGCTGGTGGACGAGGGCTACAGGATCCGCGGCAACGTCGGGGACCAGTGGAGCGACCTGCAGGGCGACAACGTCGGTGACCGTGTGTTCAAGATACCAAACCCGATGTACTTCGTGCCGTGA